The genomic DNA GGATTTGGGCCTGGGCTTAGGCTTGAGGGCTTGGgttcactattattattattattattattattattaagtcttatcctattattattattattattattaaccattATCCTATTATTACTatcactattattatcattattattgctattaattcaactttcaaaattttgttatcattattatttcaaaaccttattaattattattattattattattattattattattattattactactattattattatttcaaaatattgttatattattattattattattatttcaaaatcttattattattatttcttgttaattcaacttttaaaatattgttattattattattaattcaacttttaaaatattattcgtATCATCgctattaattcaaactttcaaaaccactattattattattaatattaattcaacttttaataccttattattattatcattatttcaaaatcttatcattattattgttattattatgattattaatgttattaacttaactttcaaaatcacactattattattattattaactcaacttttaaaaatcttactattattattgttatcaatttaacttttaaaatattacgattattattattattatttattcaatcaaaatattcttattattattcttattgttattattaacccgaactctcaaaatcttattactgttaaaatattattattattattattattaatccaacttttaaagtattatcattatcattattaacggattattatcattattataattaacgaatattattattattactattattattagcggatatcatcaatattaattattattattgctattattattatcaattattattattattgccattattattattattatcgtcgTCATTATTagtatttgttcaatttttttttccgaatcttattattattattattattattattattgttaattcaattttttcaaattccattattattgttatcaccatggccattattattatttgttcaatttttcaaatcttatcattgttattattattattattactattattattattattatcattgtcaatGTTATCATttgttcaacttttaaaatcttattattattattattatttcagaatcttattattattatgattattattaattcaacttttaaaatcctaatattattattataattattattattgttattattaaaaattcacaCTCTAGTTCAATTTCCTGAAATTCATttattgttactattattatcattatttcaaattttctagtgtttaactttcaaaattcatattctcAATAGTTTCAATTTTCCagtttaactttcaaaatccatattcTCATAGTTTAATTGTCCAAAGTTCTCttcttaaatctaatttttgaaGTTTCCTTTCCAAAGTTAATTgtcaagattcaaaattttaatctcGTTGCCAAAGTTCCAATCTTTAAAaccaagttttcaaaaacttcaactatcattattattaatattattccatTTAGTTATTTCAAAATATCCTTCCTTATACAATTCTAATTTTCCAacctttaaattcaatttccgatttgaagaaattccaaaattctcattcattcatttaatcattatattcGTTGTTATTAtcgtatttatttatttcaagttTTCCTTCTCTAAACAATCTTAATTTTCTGACTTCCGAATCCGATCCCAActtccgaaattttaattctcacctccatttatttaatcatcattatctATTCACTTGcttatctttaaaattcaatctttaaactACTCCTcgaaattccgatttctaaatttaaactccaatttccaaaattttaattctcaatatcaaaatttaattctccattattattttatttatttattcatttttaaaattcaaccttttaAGAATCTTCTAAATTCcgatttcttaatttaaattctaatttctgaaattttaattctcacaccaATTGGTTTAATGatcattgttttatttatttattttaaaattcaatctctgAATAAGCCATCAAAATTCTAgtgtttaaatttaattacaatttctgaagtttgtttttcatatcaacttattttatcaaaattccaattcccgAAAATTCCCATGCtcacttcaatttatttaatcactaatatttcattcgtttattttaaaactccatttttaatcaattctctaaaacttccaatttcaaaaatttccaaaattcatgttttatttatttagtcattattttcattattattattattttatttatttattctaaaattccattttaaacaattcattaaaatttccgacttccgaattaaatttctatttctaaaaattccaatattcacattaatttatttaattattattattattatttatttatttattctaaaaattccattttaaacaattcattaaaatttccgacctccgaattaaatttctatttctgaaaattccaatattcacattaatttatttaattattattattattattttatttatttattctaaaattccattttaaacaatctactaaaatttccgactttccgattttaatttttaattccaaaagttccaatattcacattgatctatttaattattttatttatttattctaaaatttcattttaaacaatttattaaaattttcgacttccgaattaaatttctatttctaaaaattccaatattctcattaatctatttaattattattattttagatatttattttgaaattccattttaaaccattcttcgaaattccaatttctgaacctaattttcgatttccaaaattctaatttctttcaaatttaatatatgaaattctaattcttaaatttaattttcaagactccaatcttcaaataattttcgagactctaatttccaaataaatttcaaaaatctaattttctcccgaatagttttaattccgctctggcttttaaacaatcttctgctcctcttgactTTAACGAGCATGAATGAACTTTTCATAATTCTGGAATAATAGAATcggtgatattaattcatgcaaaatcaatcgggcttttggtgggggcccacatatgtgattttatgactgactgattgattaattgatttatttaccatgcttgtttgatttattctgtTCCCTGACATGCGCATAATTTTATCGATTCGTCATTCACTAAtcctgtttcatgatagcgcattcaTGATTGGAGgaccaggtacgcatccactcatgttttgttcattctttatacatgctCTGCTTCCCACGTCATGCATGATTAAGGtgggtatccattgactttctcattgattgccgCGTCAGTTTCtttctattagtagagacccgactttagggacttagaggggtgctatggtctttaccgtaccttcccgataagtaacctgacccccgagcctgatctggtttttcgtagatcaccttttccaaaaccaggagtcacacttagggtttttctttcttattttgtttacccttttaaaaataaaacaaaaataagtggcgactccaagtcattttcttaatcaataaaaatcatttttcaaattaaaatcgagctcaccatcgagtgggaaacgcatgagccgaaatgcggggtccacaagcttttatttataatattttatttctaattattctttctatgatttaattatttttaaaataaaattttaaaaataatttattaaaatgtattatcaaaaattaataaattatttgttaagaataaaaaataatttaaaaataaattattttttcgtTTTTAAAACCGCCTCTCGGTCTTCCAATGCATTAAAAAATGGTTGATATTAagtgtaattttttaaataatatttttatattttataatttataaattataaatttaaaatgaagaaCAGTAATCATATCCCAtcatattaggaatattgaaaaaaaaaatagctgaGAAGGTGAGTAGaaagttatttccttttcattgttaaaattgagaaattgaaattaatttgagtTGGGAGCCAAAAACAATTTCTTCCCCCAATAACATCTCATCCACAATTGACAGATTGACACATATTAAATAAAGTTGGTAGGTGCACAAAATTAATTCAGCCAATCAACTTCATCTCTCAACAGCTCGTAATATGTCCACTGTGCCAATCAATTAAATCTCACATGTATCAGCTGACACAAGAGCTTAACCCCTTcttacatatatttattttttttgaaaatttttgtaattgcaATTTAGGGTACGGTGTAGGGTGGCTTTGATTCATTTGCATCCTGAGTAGACGTGTTCATTATTTGAGAGTCCACGCAGCTGCcaacattttattattatatatggcCTATAGGTATATATCATTTGGTAAGGTGGTTTGCACGTAGCAAGTAGTGCTCTTCCACCTCTGTGTACCGTATACGTGGCCCCAACACTTTGTTATTCGCTTCTTATATATCTATGTTCAAGGGGGCTGTGCCGCTGTGGTCAAATACTTTACTGGTTCGCTTACATTTGTATGCGTGCCTGAGAGAGAGATGGCGGCGGCTGCGGTGGTCATGATGATTGCAACATCACTACTACTGATTGGGATTGGGAGCGTCAACGTAGGTGAGGCTTGGGAGGAAGCCAATGTGATCCATGTGGGTGGGAAAGTGTTGTGCCAAGACTGCACCATGGGCTGGAATGAATGGGTTAATGGCTCCAACCCCATTAAAGGTACTGATTCATCTCTCTCATTACTCGTAAGCTGCCTATGATTAGTGGTGGTAATGGCGTAATGTGGTTAATTTGATTGGATTACAGGTTCTAGGGTATCTGTTACGTGCATGGATGATAGGAGGAGGGTGATGTACTATGGAAGTGATGAGACTGACGAGGCGGGAAAATACGAGCTGATTGTGGACAAGTACGTTAATGGGAAGGAAGTGAAAGCCACGGGATGTTGGGTGAGGCTGGTGTCTTCCTCAGATCCTACTTGCAACATTCCCACTGACTTTGCCGGTGGCCGCTCCGGGGTGAAACTCCAGCGACCTACATGGATTTATCGGGATCAAACCAAATACACTGTGGATCCATTCTACTATACAACTCCCCTGTGCGATGAACCCGATGAAGAGGAAAGCAACTACTAACGGTTTCAATTTCTGCATCgactttttgttttcatattttatttgctATTGTAATCGTCAATCATCCACATGTTGGaattataattcaaaatctcttcaaatttaacaaatttgatGGACTTGTACCAATAttataaagaaatatttaattaaaaggatgGATAGGATAACATTTTAAtgtattgaaaaattataataaaatattattttgaattttttactattaaattttttatttaaaaaatgtttgatgtgagatggaaattaaaaaaattattaaaagataattttgcATGAAAGAGATTATATTTGGTGTTTTTAAAGATAgaggaaattttttaaaatttatattttcaatatccTTTACGCGAAATAACCCACTTACCAACGTTGGATTCAAACGTGGGATTTCAGTTGAATCCAAGCCCATTCCCTATAGGCTTTATGGCAGGTTTTGGACCAATAGGCGAATTTTACTCCCTACTTTTGAATTGACGGAATCCGTGATTCAATGCCTGCCACGTGGAACACAGTAGAGTTTGCGATGAAGGCCATGGCTATGACTCATAAACCGTGAGAGCCCTGCCCATGCCCAACAGGGGTCTTGCCGTAGCCAGTGGGGTTGCGAGTGAGAAGGATGGCCTCATCGCATCTGATTCGGAAATCAATGCTGAACCAGGGTCATCTACTGTACAAAACCAGGTGTGCCTCATTCTCATCGGCTCCCAAGCCGGAGAAGAAAGCTCCACATCATCTTTCCGCCGTCATCGACGCTGTCAAGGAACGGAAACTCCCTCCAGAACTCCGGGGCCAGCGCAGCTCCCTTAGGTTCGATATCGATTTCTATTCTCCCTTTTTTTGGTTGCTCGGAAAATTGAGAAAGCCGAATGAGCAAAACAAATCTGAATCATAtagtttgaattggtttttatttctgaaaattgagaaaatcgAATGGGCAAAAATCGAATCGAGTGAGAGAAATAGTTGTGTTAGTCTTTTAGAGGCCATATTTTGGTTGATTTCtagcaatgaaaaataaaataaactccaAAACTTCGATTTTTCTGTACAATTTCTTCAGGAAAGAAACGGAGCGTTAGGgtttctcatttatttgggtATTGAATTGCTGTTTAACAATATATTGAAGGCCGTTTACAAGAAAAAATCGAGTTGATACATGAATCATGAATGTTTATGATTTGGACAGATCAGAAACTGACATCATCAACATTGCGGAGCAAAGAATATGGCAATCCATGAAAGAAGGGCAGTTCGAGAACTTACCAGGAAAAGGAAAACCTCTGGACCTGAGCGACAATCCTCATGCAGACCCCGCTGAAGATACCTTGTATAGGATTCTCTCTAAGAATGGATGTGCCCCTGAATGGGTTGAACTCAATAAAGAGATACGGACGCAAGTTAATGGATGGCGGTCGGCATTGAAGAAAGCATGGGCAAATAGATGCAATCAAAGCCACTCCCAATGGATTGAGTCTTGTAAGGCTTTGAAACTGCAAATGTCTGATATAAACAACAAGGTGAACCATTCAAGTTCCATTGCGTGAATTGTGACCTCGTCATCCCAATTCAAATACGTGTTAGATGATCTAATGGAGGTTACAAACTGCAGGTTTTTCGATATAATCTCATTGTTCCCTTCGGCCGCCAGATGTTTGGACTCAAGTGGGAGAAAGAAGTAGCTCGCCTAGAAGAACAATGAAACTCCCTCAGACACATGATATGAGAAGCCATGCTAATACATTAGtcgtccatttttttttttaatattttggtaATCTTGTATCAAATGTTGATTTATAGGACCTAATACACACATGCTTGCTATAAAGTATAAACTAAACCTTCCCCATGCTGCATATCTTCTCCTATGCAGCAATATTGGAATAAATCGTTAAGAACATTCAGGAGTACAACTATGAAGTTTTTtgcctttattttattttatctattttttaatttactcaacttctttttcctttgtaaACAGTGTTCAAGACTTGTTTATAAAGTAAATGTGAAAGTCGTATCAGCAACTTGACAATAGAAAAATCAGTAACAGAATGAGTAAAACTAACTCCTTTCTTAGAAACAATGCATGTCCCTTCTAATTTTGTCAGCCATCAAGCTGCTTAGGGTtctaagagaaaaagagagggaaaaaaaaaggaataatttTATCAGCCATCAAGATTTTTTAGGGTtctaagagagagagagagagagagagaggaaaacacCAGACATCCATCTGGTGCGCGAGGCATATGGCTTGGAAATCAGTGGTTTGGCTCCAGCTTTAAATGTGTTGCGTTATTCATGTCGAGGGGCAAATTGCACATATAGCATATTTTGGAGAAAAGctgaaaaaattatcaaaaccaGAATACAAGGCACGATAAGACAAGACAAACAATACACATGAAAGTTGTAATTTCAACAAATTATACTGTTTTGAGACCTATGGAATAAAGAAGCAATCCTTCACAGTATACATCTTATTAAGCAGAGCTGAGCTATCATCCGGTTGAAGATGTCTTGGCTGCCAGATGCGTGAGCGCTCGCCTGTGATAAGTAGTTCGGAGCCTCTTGTATTTCTGAACAAAAGCCCCAAGATCCATCTCTCTATCAAGAAGCTGCCTATGCAGAGTTTCAGATTCCTCCTCTGTTTTGTTCATAGTTTCTGCGAACCACAGATATTGTTCAGGTCATCATCAGAGTCatgttattttcattattatagcATCATTCACATTATCGCAATGGTGATTGTTACCAATTTCATAATCACAACTATAATTATTACCTTGAAGCCTGTGGAGCAAGCATGCAGGGGAGTAGAACTTTAAGATCTCTTCTTTCTGTCTCTCCAGTTCATTTAATTTCTCCTGTGCAGCAGCTAACTCTGTTGTCCGGATTATTCTGCACTGTGGCCATGAAAACAGACAAAGGAAATGTCTAACCAGCAGCATTCCAATTTTAAGCTTAGTAAAAAAAGGGTTCAAATCCTTACCTGATTTCTCAGTTCCACTATCTGTGGTTCCTTCTCCAAGTTCTCTCCTGGTTAGTAAAGAAAACACCACCATACCATAGGTGAATCAACTACATATTAGATAAACCATAATATAACAACAAAAAGGTAAGCCAAGAACTCACTGGCAAGTTGCAGAGTTTCCTTCCGAAGTTCATCTCTCAGCTGATGATAATTATACAAATGACAGCAAAAGGAAACAGTTAGAAACAGTAGCTGAACttaaaattgagaaataaaGCCACCATAAGCGAGCCCATATTTCAAAAGAAGATCATTTGCGCACATTAATTAGTCCTACAGTCTTGCATACGATCAGGATAGTCATGCAAGCAATCACatcatcataaaataataaatttatttatttttatcataaaataataaatttataaccaTGTATCTTTTTTCCTTATATAACAAATGGGCATGTGGATGCATACTACAGTAAGAACTAAGCTCCATTGGTAATCTAGAGAATTTTTTCTAACGTATAAGTCCATGGAATGTACAACCTGGGTGATTATACCACAATTGGAGCGTATATAACCTATGACCATCCCCTGCACAATATTACTGTGCCTTGCTTTATTACATAAATatctgaaaatattaaatactcCAAAGGAGAAAACAGATTGATAATGGTCACACACATATATTATACAAATAAACTAACATTTAACAACAAATAAGTTTCCTCCCAAATACCAGGTTTTTTTTCCCATATGAGGCAAtgatactaaaatataaaacagaACCTAACTAAAGACTGATTAGAGAAATGTCAATGGATAACAAGGCTGCAATATTTACAACTGATTTCCCTTGGCCACTTAATTGGGTAACTGTAGATCTTCAAAATTTACTAGCTGAGTACAGTCATAATAATTATGCTTGCATCATAATTTTgttgggttttttcttctttttcttgtctCCAACGGTTTCCACATCTTACATTTCCTTCTGAAGGGCTATGAATCTTAAAGCATAAGGGGCTTGAatgtttctattatttttttctgataaattgTGATTCATCTTTATCTAAGTACAGAGCTTTGatgcatgaaaattttatttaaaacaccAAACCAAGAATCTTAGAAAGAAGcccaaatgaagagaaaaaatgaaaataaaaagatggatatgagtatatatattaatcaaACCAGCTAGTGAGCTGGTACTCCCTTACAAGAAAACTACACTGGCAAAAAACAACTCAGAAGAAAGTGTCATTCATCACCATGGTACCACCATTTGTAACCTACGGGTATGACCTATCTTCCCTTCAGAGGAAATTCAGGATTCAGCCCTTGTGCAAGTGGGAGAGCAGGAGCTCCCTCATACATAGACCTTGGGGCTCTCATCAAAGGCAAGCATTGTGTGTCTAAAGCAATTATCCAGTCCAGATATAACCTTAATTTTTAAGAGGAGGGGTATAGAGAGTTTGGTGGCAACAAACCATTTAAGCTGCGTTGTATAGAAAGCAAGGTGGTTTGCAAGAATTCTAAAGTAATAAGATTAGGTGAATATAGATGGCAGAAGGCAACATTCCAAACTtacattgttttgaattttaactTGATCAAGTGAAAGTAACAATTGGTTGTATGCATCCTTGTCAGATAAAAGCTTTCGTAACTCATCGATGCTAAaagaattgaataaaataagagaGTTGTCAGCAACTGTTAAAGAGCATAAAAAATCTATGTTAACTTGATAATAATTCTCCCTACTCCTAAAGCTATTTAAATGAATGCTATTCAGTATAATGCAGTGATGAACTCAATGCAAGTATGacaaaacataataaataagaaagatagagcataaaaatattttttggaagcaAGGCGATTTTCTCACCACTTTCTAAATCTAAGAATAATGACATCaaggtttgaaaatttttatgatcAGTTCTCAATGTTGCATCCTCCCTCCATAATGTATGCCAAATACTGGGAAAACAAAGCAGCCACCCATGAACCATGACTGACACGCACACCATTAGATGGGTAGGGAAACCTTTACTGCTGATTATGTATTTGAAACTGATGTAATCCTCCACAATTTCTCTAGATCAGGAAACGGCTACACAGAATATGTGAAAGGCCTCATTTTAGTAGGGAATATGCTTTTGGCCACCTTACCCAATTGCCCCATTTTACAGATGTATCATAAAAATGTAATCaagttttgaaaagaaaaagcatgaagaggaaaaatgaaatgtcTTCAATACCATATGTCAATAACAAAATGGAGTCCAACCCAGGTATTTTACCTCTTATCCTTTAACAGAACAATCATGCCAGCTGCTTCAGCAGGAGAAACATGTGATGGGGACTGGGATCGATCAGAAGGCCTTTGCAGACTGAAGCTACTAGAAGTGCTACTACTTGGTGTTGAAGGGCGTGAGGAACCTGGAGAGGTAACTACTGACGGAGGATACCAAGACTGTCCAGAAATATCCTGTGGCCGTGGCTGAGGTTGTTGCTCTTGAGATCCCCTGATAAGTGAAGACTGTTAGTATATTGGTCCAGAAACAAACTGAAATAGTGCAATGGATATGGTACGAAAACAAATATCATCAAGCTTATTGATCTGCCTTTATAAATTCATTTGGTTACAAAAGTATATATAGTCGACATGGCATCACCTAGGCATACAagattaaataaacaaatgctAAAAGATGAGTACTTGCTAATAAGTTACACTGGGAGCAGTATATTTGTctttataagaaagaaaagcatTCATTACAGAGGAGAAGAACAATTTCCCTGAATATCAGTTGAATTTGAGCAGAGAAATGCTTTCCCTGAATATTggttgattttgtaaaaaatatgcAGTTTTTTTGTGAGAAATGACTTTGATAACAAGAGGCGAGGCAAAGTCAAATCTATCTCGTATTGCAAAGATTGAACAAATGATCAATTATATTAAGCCAATTAAGATGTAGCAAAGGCAAGCAAAAGAAGTTCTTTCTAACATGAGAAGCAAAGATGCAAAGAGACTATTAATTATCACCACCACCAagatgttaaatttttttatatcaggtaaaccttttctttaaaaaaaaaatgtcagcTGTGATTATACCACtatttaaagttttaatatGAAGTGCAGGTTAGAATATGTGAACTTAAGGAAAAGGACCACCAGCCCAGTTATTATAATCTGTAGTTTCTCATTATTTTAGATACCAGCCTTGTGTAGTACCAAACTTTCCCCTTTCTTAAATCATGGTCCATTTtagaactaattttttttttttgataagtaaacaagaTATGCATTAGAAAAAGGCTAAAAGCCTCAGAGCATACAGGGATTTTAGAACTAAATTTTGTTTACCGGTAATACTCATCAACTCACCAATCATGCTCTTGTAACTTATTCTTATGCAACTATGAGTGATTATCACCCAGTGGATTAGCAAAGAGCTAACAATTAGTAAACAAATGTCAATTTCAAAGGATTTGAATGGCTGAGTCCAACCACAAAATGTTTTCAGGGCCTAATTCCAAAATTTATAGAGTATATACAgcatccaaaataaaaaatttctacatGTGAAGAAGAGCAAATAAGGATGAGCAAAGACCAAAGTAGGTTCATTAAACGCTATTCCAGATTCAATACCCGGAAGCACGAAGTTTATCATCGATACATCGATCGATTTCGctaataagaaaatagaaagccctaaaattcaaaattgcaTCCGGATTCAAGAAATGAGGAAACAATTAAAGGCTAAGTGACTAATAAAACCCTAAATCGCGCAAGGATTACAATAGATAGAAAGAGGAATGGATATAGCAATACCAGAAAGACTTGAACATGGCGAAGAGAATCGGTGGATCGTGTTATTAGTCAACGATAAGAAAAAATCCAAACCCAAGAGAAAGGCCTCTGTTGAAAAGAGAAGCGAGGAGAAACGCAAGGCAATAAGAAGATCGCCTCCGTCTCTCTCTTTCTGGAAAATATTTGGTTCGTCTACGAGTCTCCGTCTCCGGTTTTGTTAGTTTTTCAACAAGAGGGCAAGGCCGATGGTTGCATCATCGCCTCGTGTGGGACCCGTGGCGTGTTACTATTGGTGAAAGTCCGCCCAAGGAAGCAGCTAAGCAATGGGGGAGAACTTGCTTTTGTTTCCACCCCTTCGTTGTTAATCGGTGCAAGTTTTctttaatataagatatgatTTTATTTCCCTTAATGGAATTACTCCCGTTGTAAGTCAATTTCAGAACATATTATAtactttaattataaattttttaacattttgtcTTCCAAAACTTAGCCGACATAAAATCCATTTCTATCCTGACATAAACTAACTTAGAAAactttataatattaatcataaattaaacTTAGATGATGCTAAGGTAACTCCCGTCATTCGAAGATTTACATCCTTGCTATAAATCTACTACAACAGGTACTTTTACGAGTTTTGAGCAAAAATAATGTattcggaaaaaaaaaatcataaattaaggtttatttgataaatatttttgaaaatagttagtgaaataatttttgataatcgtttttgaaaactattttgatattttgtaaaataaaagtctatttaagaatttaaaatgttttaaacttatttttaatatttttaaaaataatttttatatctaataattTTACACGCTTGTAATtgtatagatattttaaagggACTTATACGAGTTTGAAACACATCTATTTAATTAAGAGgaacttatatttatatagctacatgaattttcctttatttaataTGGGACATCACATTCCTTATGCACACATAACATGCTTATTATATCCCATGAGATTATGagattaaatagataaataccTTTTATGAGACCAAACAAATTTCCCataataaatctttttttggttttttgttctGAAGaatagaatttttgttttttttttttttaaattgccaAATATGCCCTAAACCTTctatcaaaataattctcaagcTAACGTGTATCAACCACTTGCACATCCGGGTTGTTTTTTTTCGTCACAAATTAAATAACTATGGTTTTGAAAGATGATTAGCCGTTTTCTTCTCTAATCCTGTGATCCGCGGTCTCCATGGTCCAAATAATAAACTAAAGTTGTTTGGAATATATCAATCTTCAGTACATATTATGGGTAATTTGATTGTGGATTGGCTTTTGTTTGaccatttatcttatttattcataaaaaaaaaggaaaaataatcaaaattggTATGGCGTCATTGAATCTTTTTCTAgtaggaaaaaattgaaaagagaggaaaagaaattagTCGTTGACAAGAAACCACGAGGGTTAACCAATCTTGAAACTGCCTGCTCTGAATCCCATCGGATGAATTTCAGTAAGAGGCTATACAGGGACTGTGGATGATTGTTACCGTTGCGTTTGC from Vitis riparia cultivar Riparia Gloire de Montpellier isolate 1030 chromosome 8, EGFV_Vit.rip_1.0, whole genome shotgun sequence includes the following:
- the LOC117921111 gene encoding major pollen allergen Pla l 1, with the translated sequence MAAAAVVMMIATSLLLIGIGSVNVGEAWEEANVIHVGGKVLCQDCTMGWNEWVNGSNPIKGSRVSVTCMDDRRRVMYYGSDETDEAGKYELIVDKYVNGKEVKATGCWVRLVSSSDPTCNIPTDFAGGRSGVKLQRPTWIYRDQTKYTVDPFYYTTPLCDEPDEEESNY
- the LOC117920546 gene encoding dnaJ homolog subfamily C member 28-like is translated as MASSHLIRKSMLNQGHLLYKTRCASFSSAPKPEKKAPHHLSAVIDAVKERKLPPELRGQRSSLRSETDIINIAEQRIWQSMKEGQFENLPGKGKPLDLSDNPHADPAEDTLYRILSKNGCAPEWVELNKEIRTQVNGWRSALKKAWANRCNQSHSQWIESCKALKLQMSDINNKVFRYNLIVPFGRQMFGLKWEKEVARLEEQ
- the LOC117920545 gene encoding vacuolar protein-sorting-associated protein 37 homolog 1 translates to MFKSFWGSQEQQPQPRPQDISGQSWYPPSVVTSPGSSRPSTPSSSTSSSFSLQRPSDRSQSPSHVSPAEAAGMIVLLKDKSIDELRKLLSDKDAYNQLLLSLDQVKIQNNLRDELRKETLQLARENLEKEPQIVELRNQCRIIRTTELAAAQEKLNELERQKEEILKFYSPACLLHRLQETMNKTEEESETLHRQLLDREMDLGAFVQKYKRLRTTYHRRALTHLAAKTSSTG